The Rhodospirillaceae bacterium genome segment TTCGAGGCCGAGAAGAGCCCGCACGAGCGTAGATTTTCCCGCACCATTGGGGCCAATCAGCGTCACAATTTCACCGGCCTGAATATCGAGATTCACGTCACTTAAAATGGTTTGATTGCCACGTTTGACAGTCAAGCCTCGGGCTTCGATCAGAGCGTTGGATATATCCATAAAGCGCCTAAGTCTGGGGCAAGCAGTTTGGGCAAATGCCGGAGATTTCTACGACATGCTGGTGAACCTGAAACCCGGCGGATGCCGCTGTTGCTTCTACAGCTTTCGCAATTGGCTTTGCCTCGACCTCTGCCGCTGTTCCACATTCATCACAAATAAGAAACTGAGCTTCATGGTCATGGGATGGATCAGAGCATCCAATAAAAGCATTCCTGCTGCTGAGTTTATGGGCAAGTCCGGCCTCCATTAAGAAATCAAGTGCCCGGTAGACAACCATGGGCGCGGGACGTCGGCCATCATCGGGCAACAGGTCTAAAATTTCATAGGCGCCAAGGGGTATATGGCTTTGCCAGAGAATTTTTAAGACCCGGCGGCGTATTTCGGTCAGTCTCAGGCCGCACGCCTTGCTTTTTTCTTCAGCCGTATTCATCGCTTTTTGAATACAGTGCCGATGATTATGACGGGGAGCAGGAAAACTCATAGGCCCAATACTTTAGCTTGATAAACGCATTAAACGTTATGATATAACAAAATGTAATTCAAGCTTGCGGGTTTCTCTGTCTTATGTCGTTCCTACGTGCGTTCTTTCGTGTATCTGTTATTTTAGCGTCTTTGCTCAGTCCATCTCTGATTTTAGCGCAAGGTGCTCCGCTTGATGTAACTGGCGCTCCGCCTGATGTCATTGTGAGTGTCAGACCAATACATTCGCTGGTGACAGCGGTGATGGACGGTGTCGCTGTACCAAAACTGTTGCTGGGCCGAGGGGAGACCCCGCACTCCTACAATCTGACGCCATCTGATGCGCGAGTCTTAAGCCAGGCGGATATGGTGGTTTGGGTTGGTGAGCCACTTGAAACGTTCTTGGAGCGCCCCCTCGCGAATTTGGCTTCTGATGCTGTGATCCTAGAACTGATTGAGGCGCCAGGACTAACGTTGCTGGATAACCGAGATGGCGGCGTGTGGGACTTAAGCGAGAGTGGCGATACTCATAAACACGATCATGATCATGATCACGGCCAGATCGATGGGCATATTTGGTTAAGTCCTCAAAATGCGCGCGTCATCGTAAGCTGGGTTGCGCAAGCGCTGGGCGCGCTAGACCCCTCGAATGCCGCACAATACCAAAACAACGCGGCAGCGCTTACCGCGCTCTTACAGACAATGGAAAATGATATTCGGGCAACGTTAGCAACGGTCACACGCCAACCCTTCCTCACTGCCCATGACGCGTTGCAGTACTTTGATCGATATTTTGATTTATCTGCGGTCGGGGCGATCGCGGTTACGCCAGACCGCGCGCCGAGCG includes the following:
- a CDS encoding Fur family transcriptional regulator — encoded protein: MSFPAPRHNHRHCIQKAMNTAEEKSKACGLRLTEIRRRVLKILWQSHIPLGAYEILDLLPDDGRRPAPMVVYRALDFLMEAGLAHKLSSRNAFIGCSDPSHDHEAQFLICDECGTAAEVEAKPIAKAVEATAASAGFQVHQHVVEISGICPNCLPQT
- a CDS encoding zinc ABC transporter substrate-binding protein, with translation MSFLRAFFRVSVILASLLSPSLILAQGAPLDVTGAPPDVIVSVRPIHSLVTAVMDGVAVPKLLLGRGETPHSYNLTPSDARVLSQADMVVWVGEPLETFLERPLANLASDAVILELIEAPGLTLLDNRDGGVWDLSESGDTHKHDHDHDHGQIDGHIWLSPQNARVIVSWVAQALGALDPSNAAQYQNNAAALTALLQTMENDIRATLATVTRQPFLTAHDALQYFDRYFDLSAVGAIAVTPDRAPSAKRLAEIRDHAQALGSLCILTEPGFEPGVMRVIEESADVRVGRIDPLGVEIEPGRTLYIDLMTGIAGALVACLQNR